tctaGTATAAAGTGATGATGGTGTAGTTTTGAAATAAAGCTATTTGTGAAAATTCccacaaaaataaaagctatttgcaaaaaaaaaaaaaaaaaaaattttcccacTCTTAATTTTTCACTTTATAATTCATTAATTGTCGTATGTTATgcgtctaatttttttttttttttaaatcaaaatgaGAGAGGATTTTTATTCATAACTTACCAATATAAATACAAATAGCATTCCATGTATTAGTActcttttccatttttaatttctttgtgtACGATCACAGGCTCACGGTGAGATTGTGATGAATCTGATGATCAATGGCATAACTGTATAATGATTAACAAAATCGTGATCTGAATCGGAATAAAATCACCGTAAGACAACAAAATTGAAGTAAAACTGCATGCGCGTTGGACTATCCATTTTTCAGcctacacattttttttttttaaaaccatttaGAGCCCAAACTGAATTCTTTAAAGtgaaaagaaatatattaataataaattgagAGTATTGTAGCTCAACTAATTCACATCTTTTGGTATTTGTaacaaaaacatctaaaattcAAATGTCCCTCCCTCTCTAACtatcgaattaaaaaaaaaaaagggaacaacTTCTTGTTGTGCGTGTGTTTTTTTCCCCATACTTTTAATTTCTTGGGCATTTGATTCTTTtgaattttaggaaaatttaaaaatttacaatcaTGTTGGGGCTATATGAATAATTATGCATAGTTGCATACCAATTGAAACTTACATTAATGTTTACAAAATATAACGTAAATGTGATTAGATTACAAATGATATCTTGACAATAGAATACTCTTTGGGAGCCGCACACACGAGTTGTACAATGTCATAATTTGCTCGTGTGCAGTGGAGCCTACATGTCTATGAGAGGAATGCTATATAAGATAGACGCAAGAGATACTTTCTCGGCTGTTTGGGAGAGTCTCACAACGACTAGAGATGGAAAGTTTGAGAAGTTTAGGACTCCTAAACACCACTTGGGTTAGCGTTTTGGGCTCAAAGGATAGAACTAGGTGTTACATATAATATTAGAGCATTATCCTACTTTTGAACTGAGGGTTAGTAATTGTtgtatttgaatatatatatatatatatatatatatatatatatatatatatatatatatatatatatatagagagagagagagagagagagagagagagagagagagagagagattctctAATTGGCctgaataatatttttattcgtCTTTTTAACGAGACCATGCTAGTTGACTAACATAGTCCCAATTACACCCACCTGCTATAATTTTGACAGTCCCAATTACATCCACCTCATATAATTTTGGCATTGTTACAtaattaaaaatgttgtagacgtatCACTACTCTTTTATAGACATGTATTTTTGACAAATATAGTCATTAGGACTAGGATCTAtgatatttctttctcttttttcttctttgtaacaaaaacaaagattgCAGTAGAGAAGCTTTAGAATTTAGAAGAATAGTTTATATAGACAGTAAGTCCGTTTTACCGAATGATCACCCTTATTTTCTAGGCTTAATTCAGAAAAATAATGGAAAGCATGTGTTGGACTACTGTCACCAGTCATTTGATGGTTAACCTTGATCCACTGGATGCATACATAACACGGAGATGACATCATATAGAAATCCAAACAGACTACTGTCAAGCATCAACACAGAAAAAGAATTGAACTCAAGAATAGTAGGGAAATAACTCTTACACACACGCTAACACACATAAACGAACACGTGAGATTTAAACTGAATTGTGACTTCAAACCAACCAATAGATGACTATAAATTAAATCTAGTATCGAGTCAAGATTCTCTTTATGGTGACTCCTCGCAGCTGCAAACTTCAAATATTATTGTAGGCACAAAATCATTCTTTCACCTTGCTATCCAGTAGTTGCCCCCATTAATGTACCTACACATGAAACAAACCATTTCATAGGCGATTCTTTGTAACCACTATGGGTGCTATCATTTGCTATTTGTGCTAATAAAGGAGTAACAAGTGCCATGGCAGTTAATCGACTTCAGTTCCTCCTATAGTCCCAATTATAGTCACCTGCTACAACTTTTGGCATTTTTACACAACTTAATATCTTTCTATTGGATTAGGATTAGCATTATGAcatttctttctctcatcttcttTTTGACAAAAATAGAGGTTGCAGTAGAGAAGCTAAAGAATTTAGAAAATAAGTTTACACAAACCTTTGAGTGCGTTATACCAAATGATCACCTTTGTATTCAAAGCTCAATTCAGAAAAGTAATGGAAGGCACGTGCTGGACTTTGTAGAAATCCTCTCCTCCTTCTTCAAGCCTATGTTTGAATGCTCTTGGCATCCATCGAATCTCCAGTTCCTGAAGTGCGCTGACAAACTTCAATCCATCTGGAACCGTCTCCAACTTGTTGCAATCTGTAATCTCTAAACGGAAAAGACTTGGCATGGCACCTGCTTCCACTATCCACTCTTGTAAATTAGGCAAGCCCCGTAGGAGTAAAGATTTGAGTTGAGGAAACCCTTTTTCAGAACAAACCATTTGCTTTCCAATGAAGGCTTCCCATCCTCTTAAGACCCTCAAGTAAGGTAGCTTCTCGAGTATTGGCATTGGATCTTCCACAAGTCTAGATCCCCACAAAGTTAACTTGGCAAGGCATGGAGGAAATTCCTGGTGATTTGGTAGTTTGTTAATCCGCCCTTCTATGTGCAGCTTGTGAAGACGAGGACAGCCTTGTACTACTTGTTCTATGTCTACTACCTTATCAGGGAATGAAAGCATTTCAGTCTTCATGGACAAGGACCGAAGGctgcttaattttttattaggagGATTGAAGATTTCCCCAAACTCTTGGAAATCTCTCGGGTCATTTAGCACCAATTTTTTAAGATTGGTCAAACTGAGAAGATGTCTTACATCACATTTGTTTGTGGGAAAGTTCACTAGCGTCTGCAAGTTGTTCAGTTTTGCTAGTTGCATCTTATCATCAGTTAAATAATTACACCACTTCGGAAGATATAGATGTCTCAACTTTTTCATCTTCCATATCACTGCCGGTATTAGTACAGTTGATTCCCAACTCAGTTCTTCAATGGTTTCCAAATTTAGGGTCTCTAAACGCACCAAATTGACTATGGAGGAAGGCAATTCTCGTATATGAGTTTTCTTCAAGCTTAAGAACCTCAAATGAATCAAGCTTCCTATTTGCTTTGGTAACTGTCCATCCAATGACTGGATTCCTTCTAGATCCAAAACTCTAAGCAATTTTGAGTACTTAAAAACTAATTTGACTTGTTTGCTAATATCATTGAAGTATATAATGGACCTGATTTGGGGATTCTCtttgaaataattatttgtgGGAACATCAGAAAAGATGGCAAGCCTTCGAATACTACTACTTGATGAATCAACTGTCTCATCTCTACTCCAAGGACTTAGTATGTGGAGGAAATTTTCCTGCTTTGCCTTTGACAAGCATAGGTCTCGCATAAGATCATGGAGACGACAAGATTTAATCCTTCCATTTGACCCAATTACACCCACTTGAACCATGCATCTATTTATCAACTCAACCAAGTAGCGTTCTGCATAATCTTCCAACTTTTCATCTCCCTCTTGTTCATACTTTGGTGGCACAAAGCCTTCTGCCACCCATAGTCGAACCAATTTCTTTGCTGGTATATCGAAGTCCTCTGGGAAATGGCTCAGATAGAGAAAGCATGGTTTCAATTGGTAAGGCAATTCAAAGTAACTTAAAGCCAACACCTCGTAAACTTTTGATTGTTGACCACGGCCTCTACCTAAGTGTGACTTTATATTTCGATGCACAATATCCCATTCATCCAATGTTTCTTTTGTTGCCAAAAGTCCTCCAATCACAATAATTGCCAATGGTAAACCAGCACACCTTGCCACCATTTCCCTCCCTATATTCTCCATGTCTTTGGAAATTCTGAATTCTGCATCATGATGATAAACATTTATAACGACAACACTAACAccatcaacaataataataaaaggaacTACATTAGAAAGTATAACACTTTCAATTATTAGAAGCTCAACATTGTTATTGGAAGCAAAAGTGATGTGGATGGAAGGGGTAGAAAGAGAAAATTAGAGGCACAAGTTTAAGAGATAGATAAATGGGACCTATGCTCAACCAAATGACAATACTTAATATAGAATTAGTTCAAAATGCTTAATTTGGAATCTTACAGTTTACTACCATATATATAGTCCAGAGACAACACCACCCTTATTATTTCTACCACCTCCAACAATTGAAAGCACGACACACAAGACAAACTCAAATTACAGGGGCACATAATTATACATCTTATATTCAAGACAAAGACTTAATTGACCAGGTCCACACTTTAAACTGACTTTTAATCTGCAATGGCCGTCTCTTCAGCGCTTGCTTGGAAATTACTTACATTTTTTCCCAGGTCGGAAAGAATTTGTCCTCTAGTTTACAATTTAAATTGATAGCCTTTCCCCTGATCTTTCAGAAGCCAAAAAAATGATTCTAGTCCTTTTTAGCAAACAAGACAAACTAACAGGCTACTTATCAATCTTAAATCATTAGTGATATGCATTGTTGAATGAATTTCAATGCATAATCTTCTTTTCATTGATTGAGATTGAAGTCGTTTGCACCTAATTACATTGTAGCTTAGTAGCTTTCGATAGCTGATTTGAAGCCCTACTCACAAGTTTTAAGTTAATACCTTGATTAAATATTAcctaaataaactaaaaactaCAATAGAAAGAAACCACTTGCGTTTCTCAGCTTTTAATACCTTGatcaaataataattacaataaaaactACTATAATAAAAGAACATTTATGAGATTATAAGATGTTCTAAACATGAATCAAGATTTCCTCAATTTGCAGTGTGTCAATGCAATTGTACATATGTAAACCATAAAAGTGGTAGGACGAGAATATACCTGGATCTTGTCTCTGAAATGCCTTCTTCTGAAACAGCTCCCAGCTCTGTTCTTCGTTTAAACACCCCGGTTCATGTAGAAAAACACTTGGATCTATATGCAAGGCTACTTCTCGATTGCGAGTTGTTAGTAGAATTTTGCTACTAATTACCTGTCCTGACGGGAAACCCGGACTAAGAAAATCCCATGCCTCTGTGCTCCAAATATCATCCAGGATCACCAAACATCTCTTCTCTTTCTGAACTTGATTAAGCTTCTTTGCCACCTCTTCATCTTTCATTTTCGAAATTTGATCCCTCTCGTCTTTGGTTGGAGAGGTAAGTTTGATTAATATTCCTTCCCAAACATCCCTTGTTTTGCATTGCTGGGATATATAAGCCCAAGCGAAACCACCAAAATGACGCCTAACATCACTGTGATGGTAAACTTTCTTAGCAAGAGTGGTCTTTCCAAGACCACCCATCCCACAAATAGACACAACTTGACACTGTTTATCTTCATTCACCAACTGACCAACAActtcttttatattttcatcCAATCCCACAATATACTCTTCAACAATATGGGAATATGACCATCTCAATTGCCTTTGCCTGTCCAAAGCTAAACTTGAACCCTCTTCTTTCATGGGAGTCACACCATAAGTTTGTAAGCTCCTAGTGAGATCGGAAATTCTTGTTTTAATGGACTCAATCTTGGACCCCACTTTGTGAAGCTTTCTGCTGTTGTTGAAGCTAGGAACATATCTATTGACTGGGTTGTTGTCTCTGTTCTTTGAAGCGATCTCAAGGGCGAAAGTTTCAATGACATCCTGAACGTCGTAGGCAGCTTCCCGAATCTCTGAAACCCAATTTTGAACACTTTCATCATCGTTTTGCTTTTTGTCTGCGTCTTTTAAGAAGCACTGCATCCGCTTTAGTTCGATTTGAATCTGATTTACTTGCCGGTTCACCCCTTGTAAAAACGCTGCTTCTTCAATTAGAAGGTTGCCTAGCCTTTCCACAACAAAGGACACTACGTACTGGGCCATGCTGTGCGCCTCATCCACTTTTTTCTTCCTGAACCAGAACAAGAAGCAATGGCAACTCTTCAGGCATGAAAATATCAAAACTCTAAAACAAATGGTCAAATGTGGTTTTGGTTCTGTCCAATTGATTTGAATGTGAACAGAGACTTTTTTGACCAGCTGCTGGTGGGGAACGAGGCCCACGAGGGAAGACTCGGATGACTCATACCACACTCGGATTTTAGTACaaaatttatcaacaaaattaattgtaatttaatattacaattttacttaataaatttaataaaataaatattattatatattttaaaaatttaattgtttaattacatatatattttaaaaatttaattgtttaattacatatatattttaaaaatctaattgtttaattatatattattacactcttaatacacatgtcatattttgtgttaattagattttatttactatataatctataaacttatattttatgcataattttaaattacaaaaatttgcaatttaaaaaatttattaatgacataactattaatttttaattttctagaaattttgcaagaatagaaaatataaaaagaatatgttattcaatggtggatttgttaaaattcacttctaataaaaaaaatattgtataaagtTGTAGcttaattttgtagctaaattttgtcattgcaaaaattattgcactaaaatcctttttttacttgctcatttcaatttatttattttacacttatattttattaaaatattaattttacgGTTATTGTAGCATTTTTAGATATGAACAGTATTATACACCCACTAATATAAGTAATTTTTAggccaaaatgtgtaaaatttaccacttttctatttttcatggATTGGTGCGATCGCGTTACCCTTTTGATAATAGTTTctctaaaacaaaaaaggaaaaaagaaagagtcaGACTTAGATCTAGTGTTCAGTAATACTAGACTCGTTAAGATGATAACATGTGTCCAAACAATGCATTGGACCTaaaccaagtaaaaaaaaaaaaaaaacctttgataCTAAATAGGACACCAACTTGTAAATGTGAAGTGTACCATGGGACTACAAATTTCTAAAATCAAGAAGATGTTTTTACCAAAATGCTCccacaaaattaataaatgagtcAGGGTTTTGGTGTTTAGCAATCAGTGACGTGTTCCGAGGCATTTCTGgtggcacttttttttttttgttggagtaGATAGTATTCCATCACTGAAAGAAAACCAATCATGTATTGCCCATTTTTCCTAGCAAGTGCGCCTCTCTTGGTACCTACTACCTAGCGAAAGATACAAGAAACAGAGCATTGGGATAACGctttgagatttaagaaaattcAACCGATGGACAAAATTGCCtgtcttttttgataaaattttaaataaaatgacgCGTTCTATCCATTCACCGTGCATCAGTTTGgttggtttgtttttttgtttttgtttttgtttttttctctttttgaggaaatttggttttttgtttttttgttttttattatatatttattttataataataaatattttatcttaaggaattttttataaacaaaggAATACGAATTGTCATCTGCCTAAAGTTCTAAACCATCAAGccttcagcaaaaaaaaaaaaaagaaaaccatcaAGCCACCCGCCGCACAAGACTGGCAAATGATTCTTCCCTCAAAGTTAAATGTTAGCTTGTGTACGAGATAGCTTAAGAACTTGTTTGGGATCaactttaatttttagtttttatgtcaaactttttaaaactttacttatttatttagttatttatattttctcaattttttaaaataaaagtatgttttagtatattttcagcaaaaaattagataaattattttcaaatgaaattgaTTATATTTACTACAAGCCGTGTAGTGCTGTCATTTTACCATTCATTTAGTTAAGGTCCCATACTAGTTAGTGAAGTTAGTTTTGTCTGTTATTGTTAAATCTGTTTAGGAAGTTATTTCACTTAACGGTTAGATTGTTATATCTTAGATGGATTTCTTCTACTATAAACATCAAGCCATGTAATTGTACATAGAGGTGAATAGTCAATGCAATCCGATCAGTAAAATCAGTATTCTTTCTCATTAGAGCTTCACTCTTTGTTTCTTATTTCCTTCACTTCCTAtcatatggtatcagagtcatCTATCAGTTCTCCTCGTCGATAGCTTCAACAGCAAAAGAGAGCCGAGAGCTCATGGTGCAAGAACATCTACATATATTATCTTAAATCGCAAAGAAATCTATATAACATCATccatcttttttgtttttttgagaaactataaCATCATCCATCTTAAATGGCTTAATTGCATTGGATTTGTTACAGGCACAACTAGCTTCTATCCTaggcaaaatttaatttaaccTCAATGTTAATCCATTTGATATTTTACAGTCAttgtacaaaaacaaaaactttacaTTAGCATGCAAGGGAAATGGGGAATGCTTACCTACTATAGTTATTCTACGAATATTAAAGAAGGATCACACAATACTATTGATGATGTACAAAAATTATCAGTGAGTTGATCGTCCACACACGTACCAATGGAAGTGCCtaaagaacaaaagagaagaaccaaTCAAAGGGCACTGGTGGGGTACCGGCCAAAAACCATCTGAAGGTTAACTCAATGATAAAAGAATCTCTAAGAACTTGAGAGTGCCAGAGCTAGGAAGAATTCACATACTTCAAGAAGGGTAAGGTTTgtggtttatatagtggtagaAAGCTGACCCGAATCCCTTAATACAGGAGAATTTCCTTGTAAAGAGAAGGGCTCCAAGATACTTGGGATTACCTTTCCATATATAAGAGATCTGATTGCATGGTAGGGACTTTGGTTGTGAGGTGCAAGCAATTTCCATATAAGGATGTGTGAGTGAGCCCCACGTAAGCCCCGTGGAAACCCTAGGGGATGGGTCGTTCGGATCAGGGATCACCTGATCCGTCGGCCCCTAGGATGATCGTCCCTTTCAGGGGCTGATCATCCCTTTCGAGGGTGGGCTTCCCTTCAAGGGTTGATCACCCCTTTCGAGGGTGGTCTTCCCTTTTGGGGTTGATCTTTCCTTTCAAGGGTTGATCTTCCCTTTTTAGGATTGGTCGAAATTTATCCTTATCAACTATTGTCAACTTACAGTTGCAAATAaggttaaaattcaatttaattagCTTTGTAGCTCAATGCCAAGAGTTTCGTAACCCAATTGGTTGGCACCTTTTAGTGATATTAACATTGTATAAAATTAAGTAGTAAATGACTCAGTACAATAAAGACCACTGCATAGCATAATCTACACCACTTGGCAGGATAAGAACCTCTCAAACGATACTTTCTTAacccaaaaatatattatatatgtagaaAGCatgatgatatatatttttaacaaagtGGGTGAGGAGTGGGAATAAAGTGTATAGTCTATCAATAGaagaataatttttcatcacatgTTTACACCATGGATACATATGGAGCTCACGGATAGCCTTTCCAttaatttgattctagatatcaaaatgaatttcaaaacctaATTACATGACCTGTAAAACCGCATGACTATcataacattttatgtattaaaaCATTTGATAATAAGGGCAATAACGTTTGGCTATTGAATTGAGCAACTAAATGGGTGAATAGTTAACATGGCGGATATTGACGTtaatgaaaagttaaaagataTAAGTATCAAAATATCATGGAGTATACATGTTATCAGTTACTTAAATGACTATTTAATCAAAACtataattgttataaaaatactcCAACAATCTTGTCCAAGTTATCTTATGactttttacaaaaaaacaGTCTTGGAAATGTTGAGATTATTGTGGTTAATTAAGGCttacaaaatacaaacaaaGTCATCTACATTAATCTATGAATATTGTGTACGTAGCATCCATCACCGTCAAAACTTCC
The sequence above is drawn from the Castanea sativa cultivar Marrone di Chiusa Pesio chromosome 5, ASM4071231v1 genome and encodes:
- the LOC142636292 gene encoding putative disease resistance protein At1g50180, with the protein product MAQYVVSFVVERLGNLLIEEAAFLQGVNRQVNQIQIELKRMQCFLKDADKKQNDDESVQNWVSEIREAAYDVQDVIETFALEIASKNRDNNPVNRYVPSFNNSRKLHKVGSKIESIKTRISDLTRSLQTYGVTPMKEEGSSLALDRQRQLRWSYSHIVEEYIVGLDENIKEVVGQLVNEDKQCQVVSICGMGGLGKTTLAKKVYHHSDVRRHFGGFAWAYISQQCKTRDVWEGILIKLTSPTKDERDQISKMKDEEVAKKLNQVQKEKRCLVILDDIWSTEAWDFLSPGFPSGQVISSKILLTTRNREVALHIDPSVFLHEPGCLNEEQSWELFQKKAFQRQDPEFRISKDMENIGREMVARCAGLPLAIIVIGGLLATKETLDEWDIVHRNIKSHLGRGRGQQSKVYEVLALSYFELPYQLKPCFLYLSHFPEDFDIPAKKLVRLWVAEGFVPPKYEQEGDEKLEDYAERYLVELINRCMVQVGVIGSNGRIKSCRLHDLMRDLCLSKAKQENFLHILSPWSRDETVDSSSSSIRRLAIFSDVPTNNYFKENPQIRSIIYFNDISKQVKLVFKYSKLLRVLDLEGIQSLDGQLPKQIGSLIHLRFLSLKKTHIRELPSSIVNLVRLETLNLETIEELSWESTVLIPAVIWKMKKLRHLYLPKWCNYLTDDKMQLAKLNNLQTLVNFPTNKCDVRHLLSLTNLKKLVLNDPRDFQEFGEIFNPPNKKLSSLRSLSMKTEMLSFPDKVVDIEQVVQGCPRLHKLHIEGRINKLPNHQEFPPCLAKLTLWGSRLVEDPMPILEKLPYLRVLRGWEAFIGKQMVCSEKGFPQLKSLLLRGLPNLQEWIVEAGAMPSLFRLEITDCNKLETVPDGLKFVSALQELEIRWMPRAFKHRLEEGGEDFYKVQHVPSITFLN